The following proteins are encoded in a genomic region of Actinomadura sp. NAK00032:
- a CDS encoding ATP-dependent DNA helicase has protein sequence MATLLAAAVASIGGAERPGQVEMARAVEKAIDSGEHLAAQAGTGTGKSLAYLVPAIRYAVEKQTTVVVSTATIALQRQLVDRDLPRLAEALGPMLGTELKFAILKGRRNYLCLHRVQTGVPEEEDGPSLFDPQQLSTLGRQVKRLNEWADETRTGDRDELVPGVSEQAWRQVAVTAKECLGAQRCPQGTECFAELARAEAGEAHIVVTNHALLAIDALEEFQVLPEHDVVVVDEAHELVDRVTSVATGDLSGAGVETAARRCGRLIEEAVADRLKEAAEGLGVLLEDLPQGRMDVLPSALGNTIAVVRDAAHACVTALGPDKKESDPGDMAARKAARSSLEDLHDTAVRMLEAFQPEMAERFDVVWVEKPFVPDGRPKRPPALHVAPIGVGGLLRATLFERRTAILTSATLTLGGSFEPLARQWGLPPLDEKAPRDAKTAAEGLAQTATEKGEQTEVVWSGLDAGSPFDHGKAGILYVARHLPQPGRDGLADAYLTEITELIEAAGGRTLGLFSSMRAARQAADELKDHLSHPLLCQGEDSTSLLVKQFAEDERTCLFGTLSLWQGVDVPGPSLQLVIMDRIPFPRPDDPVSSARSRAVAARGGNGFMAVAATHAALLLAQGAGRLLRSMDDRGVVAVLDPRLATARYGGFLKNSLPPFWATTDPDVVRGALRRLDAAAAQ, from the coding sequence ATGGCGACCCTGCTCGCCGCGGCCGTCGCGTCCATCGGGGGTGCCGAGCGCCCAGGCCAGGTGGAGATGGCGCGGGCGGTGGAGAAGGCGATCGACTCCGGCGAGCACCTCGCCGCGCAGGCGGGCACCGGCACCGGCAAGTCGCTCGCCTACCTCGTGCCCGCGATCCGGTACGCGGTGGAGAAGCAGACGACGGTGGTGGTGTCGACCGCGACGATCGCGCTGCAGCGGCAGCTCGTCGACCGCGACCTGCCCCGGCTGGCGGAGGCCCTGGGGCCCATGCTGGGCACGGAGCTGAAGTTCGCGATCCTGAAGGGGCGCCGCAACTACCTGTGCCTGCACCGGGTGCAGACGGGCGTCCCCGAGGAGGAGGACGGGCCGAGCCTGTTCGACCCGCAGCAGCTGTCGACGCTGGGCCGCCAGGTCAAGCGGCTGAACGAGTGGGCGGACGAGACCCGCACCGGCGACCGGGACGAGCTGGTCCCCGGGGTGAGCGAGCAGGCGTGGCGGCAGGTGGCCGTCACCGCGAAGGAGTGCCTGGGCGCCCAGCGGTGCCCGCAGGGCACGGAGTGCTTCGCCGAGCTGGCCAGGGCGGAGGCCGGTGAGGCGCACATCGTGGTCACCAACCACGCGCTGCTGGCCATCGACGCCCTGGAGGAGTTCCAGGTCCTGCCCGAGCACGACGTGGTCGTCGTGGACGAGGCGCACGAGCTGGTCGACCGGGTCACGTCGGTCGCCACGGGCGACCTGAGCGGGGCCGGGGTCGAGACGGCGGCGCGGCGGTGCGGGCGCCTGATCGAGGAGGCCGTCGCCGACCGGTTGAAAGAGGCGGCGGAGGGGCTCGGCGTCCTTCTGGAGGATCTGCCCCAGGGGCGTATGGACGTCCTACCGAGCGCTCTGGGCAACACCATCGCGGTGGTGCGGGACGCCGCGCACGCGTGCGTCACGGCGCTCGGCCCGGACAAGAAGGAGTCGGATCCCGGTGACATGGCCGCGCGCAAGGCCGCGCGGTCGTCGCTGGAAGACCTGCATGACACGGCCGTGCGGATGCTGGAGGCGTTCCAGCCCGAGATGGCCGAGCGCTTCGACGTGGTGTGGGTGGAGAAGCCGTTCGTCCCGGACGGGCGCCCGAAGCGTCCGCCGGCGCTGCACGTGGCGCCGATCGGGGTCGGCGGCCTGCTGCGGGCGACGCTGTTCGAGCGGCGCACCGCGATCCTGACGTCGGCGACGCTGACGCTCGGCGGGTCGTTCGAGCCGCTCGCCAGGCAGTGGGGCCTGCCGCCGCTGGACGAGAAGGCGCCGCGGGACGCCAAGACCGCCGCGGAAGGGCTCGCGCAGACCGCGACGGAGAAGGGCGAGCAGACCGAGGTCGTGTGGTCCGGGCTCGACGCGGGTTCGCCATTCGACCACGGGAAGGCCGGCATCCTGTACGTCGCGCGGCACCTGCCGCAGCCGGGGCGGGACGGTCTCGCCGACGCCTACCTGACGGAGATCACCGAGCTGATCGAGGCGGCGGGCGGGCGCACGCTGGGCCTGTTCTCCTCGATGCGGGCGGCGCGGCAGGCCGCCGACGAGCTGAAGGACCACCTGTCCCACCCCCTGCTCTGCCAGGGCGAGGACTCGACCTCCCTGCTGGTGAAGCAGTTCGCCGAGGACGAGCGGACGTGCCTGTTCGGCACCCTGTCGCTGTGGCAGGGCGTGGACGTCCCCGGCCCGTCGCTGCAGCTCGTCATCATGGACCGCATCCCGTTCCCGCGCCCGGACGACCCGGTGTCGTCGGCGCGGTCGCGGGCGGTCGCGGCGCGCGGCGGCAACGGGTTCATGGCGGTCGCCGCGACGCACGCCGCGCTGCTGCTCGCGCAGGGCGCGGGCCGGCTGCTGCGGTCGATGGACGACCGCGGCGTCGTCGCCGTCCTCGACCCGCGGCTCGCCACGGCCAGGTACGGCGGCTTCCTGAAGAACTCGCTGCCGCCGTTCTGGGCGACGACCGACCCGGACGTGGTCCGCGGCGCGCTGCGCCGCCTGGACGCGGCCGCCGCGCAGTGA
- a CDS encoding pyridoxal phosphate-dependent aminotransferase, with protein sequence MQVNQSGKLTNVCYDIRGPVLKRAKQLEAQGNNILKLHIGNPAPFGFEAPPELLQDMVRNLPDAHGYSDSKGILPARRAIVQRFEDNGVADIDVEDVYLGNGVSELIVMTLQALLNDGDEVLIPTPDYPLWTAAVSLCGGTPVHYLCDEDDGWQPSLDDIEAKIGDRTRAIVIINPNNPTGAVYSREVLARVVEVARRRNLLVFADEIYDRILYDEAEHVPIASLAPDLLCLTFGGLSKNYRVAGFRSGWVVLSGPKEHAESYIEGLDILANMRLCPNVPGQHAIQAALGGYQSIDDLVLPTGRLGEQRDRAWKLLNDLPGVSCVKPQGALYVFPRLDPEMYPIEDDMRFALDLLEQQKLLIVQGTGFNWPATDHFRVVTLQYADDLEDAVGRIGDFLAGYRR encoded by the coding sequence ATGCAGGTCAACCAGTCGGGGAAGCTCACCAACGTCTGCTACGACATCCGCGGGCCCGTGCTCAAGCGCGCCAAGCAGTTGGAGGCCCAGGGCAACAACATCCTCAAGCTGCACATCGGCAACCCGGCCCCGTTCGGGTTCGAGGCCCCGCCCGAGCTGCTCCAGGACATGGTCCGCAACCTGCCGGACGCGCACGGCTACAGCGACTCCAAGGGCATCCTCCCCGCGCGCCGCGCCATCGTGCAGCGCTTCGAGGACAACGGCGTCGCCGACATCGACGTCGAGGACGTCTACCTCGGCAACGGCGTGTCCGAGCTGATCGTCATGACCCTGCAGGCGCTGCTCAACGACGGCGACGAAGTCCTCATCCCCACGCCCGACTACCCGCTGTGGACCGCCGCGGTCTCGCTCTGCGGCGGCACGCCCGTCCACTACCTGTGCGACGAGGACGACGGCTGGCAGCCGAGCCTGGACGACATCGAGGCCAAGATCGGCGACCGCACCCGCGCGATCGTCATCATCAACCCGAACAACCCGACCGGGGCCGTCTACTCGCGCGAGGTCCTCGCCCGGGTCGTCGAGGTCGCCCGCCGCCGCAACCTGCTGGTCTTCGCCGACGAGATCTACGACCGGATCCTCTACGACGAGGCCGAGCACGTCCCGATCGCCTCGCTCGCCCCCGACCTGCTGTGCCTCACCTTCGGCGGGCTGTCGAAGAACTACCGGGTCGCCGGGTTCCGGTCCGGCTGGGTCGTGCTGTCCGGGCCGAAGGAGCACGCCGAGTCCTACATCGAGGGCCTGGACATCCTCGCCAACATGCGGCTGTGCCCGAACGTCCCCGGCCAGCACGCCATCCAGGCCGCGCTCGGCGGCTACCAGAGCATCGACGACCTCGTCCTGCCGACCGGCCGCCTCGGCGAGCAGCGCGACCGCGCCTGGAAGCTGCTGAACGACCTGCCCGGCGTGTCCTGCGTCAAGCCGCAGGGCGCCCTCTACGTCTTCCCCCGGCTGGACCCGGAGATGTACCCGATCGAGGACGACATGCGCTTCGCCCTCGACCTGCTCGAACAGCAGAAGCTGCTCATCGTGCAGGGGACGGGCTTCAACTGGCCGGCCACCGACCACTTCCGCGTCGTCACGCTCCAGTACGCCGACGACCTGGAGGACGCCGTCGGCCGCATCGGCGACTTCCTCGCCGGCTACCGCCGCTGA
- a CDS encoding ABC transporter permease → MTGLVFKELWGRKRRLVGSLVAVFLGVTFLTGTLVLGDTLAASIDGYFSKAYGSTDVTVRNATKVSDAPWGARGEIDASVVDKVRQVDGVANAEPTIQGSGQLLAKDGTTIQSRGPRTAGNWVTDPELNPYHLVSGRAPRAPDEVVVNKMFADQGDLKVGDRTAVLTPRKVPVTVVGISKFGDEDAFGETSFTAFSLEGARQYVAMGTDRVGGVAVRAEDGVSQAELASRIKPVLPAGVEAVTNKAQVEEGMSLVESGFLRIFRIVLAAFGGVALLVAAFSIHNTFAITMAQRTRESALLRALGAGRRQVVAIVGFEALVVGGAATLAGLAGGLGFAALLRWLFMEFRIGIAMEGLSVAATTILIAVPVGLVVTLVAALGPALKASRTPPLAALREVAAEASRPSDTRIIVGGVFAAVAAGTVVFGAVTGQMAMAAAGAVVTVAAMVVLGPVAARPVAALIGGPAARLRGVPGRLARDNASRSPARTAGAATALMIGVGVVSLMTVFIGSLGASLENSVAGSFKGALVVNAGNNETGGFSTRLVQDAARLPEVREIAGAGTGSMRVDGDPSTVSVADPAALGRVLDLDVTQGAMKDAGTFAVSKSVADDKGWRAGSQVDVTFADGASQRLTVGAVYENTDLTGDYLVPRTVWDAHTRQPLDTRAFVELRPGASAAAATRALTRLSAAYGAPEVQTRDDFVASQTEEQQGFITVVYGMLILAIVVALLGIANTLSLAVHERTRELGLLRAVGATRPQIRSMVRWESLIVALFGTAGGIGLGLFLGWGLGSALGNPFAPPAVQLAVIALVGAVAGALAAIRPARRAARLAILSAISAP, encoded by the coding sequence ATGACCGGGCTCGTGTTCAAGGAACTGTGGGGACGCAAGCGCCGGCTGGTCGGCTCCCTGGTGGCGGTCTTCCTCGGCGTGACGTTCCTTACCGGAACGCTCGTCCTCGGCGACACGCTCGCGGCGAGCATCGACGGCTACTTCTCCAAGGCGTACGGCAGCACGGACGTGACCGTGCGGAACGCGACCAAGGTGAGCGACGCGCCGTGGGGCGCGCGCGGGGAGATCGACGCGTCCGTTGTGGACAAGGTGCGCCAGGTGGACGGCGTCGCCAACGCCGAGCCCACCATCCAGGGGTCGGGGCAGCTGCTCGCCAAGGACGGCACCACGATCCAGTCGCGCGGCCCCCGGACGGCCGGCAACTGGGTGACCGACCCTGAACTCAACCCGTACCACCTCGTTTCCGGACGGGCGCCGCGCGCGCCCGACGAGGTCGTCGTCAACAAGATGTTCGCCGACCAGGGAGACCTCAAGGTCGGCGACCGGACGGCGGTGCTCACGCCGCGGAAGGTCCCGGTGACCGTCGTCGGCATCAGCAAGTTCGGTGACGAGGACGCGTTCGGCGAGACGTCGTTCACGGCGTTCTCGCTGGAAGGCGCCCGGCAGTACGTCGCGATGGGGACCGACCGCGTCGGCGGCGTCGCCGTCCGCGCCGAGGACGGCGTGAGCCAGGCGGAACTGGCCTCCCGCATCAAGCCGGTCCTGCCCGCCGGGGTGGAGGCGGTCACCAACAAGGCGCAGGTCGAGGAGGGCATGAGCCTCGTCGAGAGCGGCTTCCTGCGCATCTTCCGGATCGTCCTGGCCGCGTTCGGCGGGGTCGCGCTGCTCGTCGCCGCGTTCTCCATCCACAACACCTTCGCGATCACGATGGCGCAGCGGACCCGCGAGTCGGCGCTGCTGCGCGCCCTCGGCGCCGGCCGCCGGCAGGTCGTCGCGATCGTCGGCTTCGAGGCCCTCGTCGTCGGCGGCGCCGCCACCCTCGCCGGGCTCGCCGGCGGGCTCGGCTTCGCGGCGCTGCTCCGGTGGCTGTTCATGGAGTTCCGGATCGGGATCGCGATGGAGGGCCTGTCCGTCGCCGCCACCACGATCCTCATCGCGGTGCCCGTCGGCCTGGTGGTCACCCTGGTCGCGGCGCTCGGGCCCGCGCTGAAGGCGTCCCGGACACCGCCGCTGGCGGCGCTGCGCGAGGTCGCGGCCGAGGCGTCCCGGCCGTCGGACACCCGGATCATCGTCGGCGGCGTCTTCGCCGCCGTCGCCGCCGGGACCGTCGTGTTCGGCGCGGTCACCGGGCAGATGGCGATGGCGGCCGCGGGCGCGGTGGTCACCGTCGCCGCGATGGTCGTGCTCGGGCCGGTCGCCGCCCGCCCGGTCGCGGCCCTCATCGGCGGTCCGGCCGCGCGGCTGCGCGGCGTGCCGGGCCGGCTCGCCCGCGACAACGCCTCCCGCAGCCCGGCCCGCACCGCCGGGGCCGCGACCGCGCTGATGATCGGCGTCGGCGTCGTCTCGCTGATGACCGTGTTCATCGGGTCGCTGGGCGCGTCCCTGGAGAACAGCGTCGCCGGGTCGTTCAAGGGGGCGCTCGTCGTCAACGCCGGCAACAACGAGACCGGCGGGTTCAGCACCCGGCTCGTCCAGGACGCCGCGCGGCTGCCGGAGGTCCGGGAGATCGCCGGGGCCGGGACCGGCAGCATGCGGGTGGACGGCGACCCGTCGACCGTCAGCGTCGCCGACCCGGCCGCCCTCGGCCGCGTCCTCGACCTGGACGTCACCCAGGGCGCCATGAAGGACGCCGGTACGTTCGCGGTGTCGAAGAGCGTCGCCGACGACAAGGGCTGGCGTGCCGGGTCGCAGGTGGACGTGACGTTCGCCGACGGCGCGTCCCAACGGCTCACCGTAGGCGCCGTCTACGAGAACACCGACCTGACCGGCGACTACCTCGTGCCGCGCACTGTTTGGGACGCCCACACCAGGCAGCCCTTGGACACGAGGGCGTTCGTCGAACTGCGCCCAGGAGCGTCGGCTGCCGCCGCCACCCGCGCCCTCACCCGGCTGAGTGCGGCCTACGGCGCCCCTGAGGTCCAGACGCGGGACGACTTCGTCGCCTCGCAGACGGAGGAGCAGCAAGGGTTCATCACCGTCGTCTACGGGATGCTGATCCTCGCCATCGTCGTCGCTCTGCTCGGCATCGCCAACACCCTGTCGCTCGCCGTCCACGAACGGACCCGCGAACTCGGGCTGCTGCGCGCGGTCGGCGCGACCCGGCCGCAGATCCGGTCGATGGTCCGGTGGGAGTCGCTGATCGTCGCGCTGTTCGGCACCGCCGGTGGGATCGGGCTCGGGCTGTTCCTCGGCTGGGGGCTGGGCAGCGCGCTCGGCAACCCGTTCGCCCCGCCCGCCGTCCAGCTGGCGGTCATCGCGCTGGTCGGCGCGGTCGCGGGGGCGCTCGCCGCGATCCGGCCCGCGCGCCGCGCGGCGCGGCTGGCGATCCTGTCCGCGATCTCCGCCCCGTGA
- a CDS encoding ABC transporter ATP-binding protein, whose amino-acid sequence MGNAAEARRTVSEVGGGARTEHLGKVYGSGDMAVRALDDVTIEFPDGRFTAIMGPSGAGKSTLMHCVAGLEDATSGKVYVGGQELGALSDRRLTRLRRERIGFVFQAFNLIPTLTARDNILLPLTLAGTSPDGEWLDTVVRVLKLGDRLSHRPAEMSGGQQQRVALARALVTRPQIVFADEPTGNLDSRTGAEVLALLRNAVDDLGQTVAMVTHDPVAAGHADAVVFLADGRIVDVMDAPTPDRVLDRMRGLGDHS is encoded by the coding sequence ATGGGAAACGCAGCAGAGGCAAGACGAACGGTCAGCGAAGTCGGCGGCGGCGCCCGGACCGAGCACCTCGGCAAGGTGTACGGGTCCGGCGACATGGCGGTGCGCGCGCTCGACGACGTCACCATCGAGTTCCCGGACGGCCGGTTCACCGCCATCATGGGCCCGTCCGGCGCCGGCAAGTCCACGCTCATGCACTGCGTGGCCGGGCTGGAGGACGCGACGTCCGGCAAGGTCTACGTGGGCGGCCAGGAGCTCGGGGCGCTGTCGGACCGGCGGCTCACCAGGCTCCGCCGCGAGCGCATCGGGTTCGTGTTCCAGGCGTTCAACCTGATCCCGACCCTCACGGCGCGCGACAACATCCTGCTCCCGCTCACGCTGGCGGGCACGAGCCCGGACGGGGAGTGGCTCGACACCGTCGTCCGCGTCCTGAAGCTGGGGGACAGGCTCTCGCACCGGCCCGCGGAGATGTCGGGCGGGCAGCAGCAGCGCGTCGCGCTGGCGCGCGCGCTCGTCACCCGCCCGCAGATCGTGTTCGCGGACGAGCCGACCGGCAACCTCGACTCCCGCACCGGCGCCGAGGTCCTGGCGCTGCTCCGCAACGCCGTGGACGACCTCGGCCAGACCGTCGCGATGGTCACCCACGACCCGGTCGCCGCCGGGCACGCCGACGCGGTCGTGTTCCTCGCCGACGGCCGCATCGTCGACGTCATGGACGCCCCCACGCCCGACCGGGTGCTGGACCGCATGCGAGGGCTGGGAGACCACTCATGA
- a CDS encoding TetR/AcrR family transcriptional regulator, which produces MAVSSRRRHRHGSSSRRTQEERRARTRARLLEATMECLVDLGWSGTSTTEVARRAGVSRGAQQHHYPTKMVLVAAALEHLLEAQRLAYETAFAVLPAERRNVSGALDLLWEVFRGRPAKALIELAVAARTDDELRPLCIDLNERILQVILETFERLFPQNTLPPDFAPTMLRALFAMFVGLSIQHALDDDAEGHQAAVLRQVKDVAQLIVPQQGAPSGAPMPDTPEKASAQQSV; this is translated from the coding sequence ATGGCAGTAAGCAGCCGCCGACGGCACCGCCACGGCTCCTCCAGCCGCCGTACGCAGGAGGAACGCCGGGCGCGCACCCGGGCCCGGCTCCTGGAGGCGACCATGGAGTGCCTGGTCGACCTCGGCTGGTCCGGAACGTCCACCACGGAGGTGGCCCGCCGCGCCGGGGTCTCGCGCGGCGCGCAGCAGCACCACTACCCGACGAAGATGGTCCTCGTCGCGGCGGCGCTGGAGCACCTGCTGGAGGCGCAGCGCCTGGCGTACGAGACGGCGTTCGCCGTCCTCCCCGCCGAGCGGCGCAACGTCTCGGGCGCCCTCGACCTGCTGTGGGAGGTGTTCCGGGGCCGTCCCGCCAAGGCCCTCATTGAGCTGGCCGTGGCGGCCCGCACCGACGACGAGCTGCGGCCGCTGTGCATCGACCTGAACGAGCGGATCCTCCAGGTGATCCTGGAGACGTTCGAGCGGCTGTTCCCGCAGAACACGCTGCCCCCCGACTTCGCCCCGACGATGCTGCGCGCCCTGTTCGCGATGTTCGTCGGGCTCTCCATACAGCACGCACTGGACGACGACGCCGAAGGCCACCAGGCCGCGGTGCTGCGCCAGGTCAAGGACGTCGCGCAGCTGATCGTCCCGCAGCAGGGGGCGCCGTCGGGCGCGCCCATGCCCGACACCCCCGAAAAGGCGTCCGCGCAGCAATCCGTGTGA
- a CDS encoding diiron oxygenase yields MPKAPTELADEVREQVKDKKSYLGVIDRLNKASVDKHWEAYADIPWDDPEFVVDKTDPRWVLPPFDRLGETAWYQAQPPEIQAQIGLWRVATAMKIGLQFENLLKRGLLNYAYRLPNGRPEFRYVYHETTEECHHGMMFQEFVNRTKMPIRGMPRSLSLIAQAAPWIPLVSTEMFFVFVLGGEDPIDYVQRKSLKGGHIKHPLEETIMKIHIAEEARHISFARHYLKHRVPNMHPARRRILGLATPVVLGVMARIMLSPPGPMVRHFNIPKDVVRAAYRNEASQAEISNSVGKIRDLMAELKVIDPLNKRVWKAFGIWDEPKQRRAVGSGKAA; encoded by the coding sequence ATGCCGAAAGCCCCCACCGAACTCGCCGACGAGGTCCGCGAGCAGGTCAAGGACAAGAAGTCGTACCTGGGCGTCATCGACCGCCTGAACAAGGCGTCGGTCGACAAGCACTGGGAGGCCTACGCCGACATCCCCTGGGACGACCCCGAGTTCGTCGTCGACAAGACCGACCCGCGCTGGGTCCTGCCGCCGTTCGACCGGCTCGGCGAGACGGCCTGGTACCAGGCGCAGCCGCCGGAGATCCAGGCGCAGATCGGGCTGTGGCGCGTCGCCACCGCGATGAAGATCGGGCTCCAGTTCGAGAACCTGCTGAAGCGCGGGCTGCTCAACTACGCCTACCGGCTGCCGAACGGCCGCCCCGAGTTCCGGTACGTCTACCACGAGACGACCGAGGAATGTCACCACGGGATGATGTTCCAGGAGTTCGTGAACCGGACGAAGATGCCGATCCGCGGCATGCCGCGCTCGCTCAGCCTCATCGCGCAGGCCGCGCCGTGGATCCCGCTGGTCAGCACCGAGATGTTCTTCGTGTTCGTGCTCGGCGGCGAGGACCCGATCGACTACGTCCAGCGCAAGTCCCTCAAGGGCGGGCACATCAAGCACCCGCTCGAAGAGACGATCATGAAGATCCACATCGCGGAGGAGGCCCGGCACATCTCGTTCGCCCGGCACTACCTCAAGCACCGGGTGCCGAACATGCACCCGGCGCGCCGCCGGATCCTCGGCCTGGCCACCCCCGTCGTGCTCGGCGTGATGGCGCGGATCATGCTGTCCCCGCCCGGGCCGATGGTGCGGCACTTCAACATCCCGAAGGACGTCGTCCGCGCCGCCTACCGCAACGAGGCGTCGCAGGCGGAGATCTCCAACTCGGTCGGCAAGATCCGCGACCTGATGGCCGAGCTGAAGGTGATCGACCCGCTGAACAAGCGGGTGTGGAAGGCGTTCGGCATCTGGGACGAGCCCAAGCAGCGCCGCGCCGTCGGATCCGGCAAGGCCGCCTGA
- a CDS encoding NAD(P)/FAD-dependent oxidoreductase encodes MAAVRDPAVVTPAAGPGGPYKVVIVGTGFSGLGMAIGLKKAGVHDFVILEKADEVGGTWRENTYPGCACDIMSLLYSYSFEPKADWSRMFPKQAELLQYIKDITDKYELAQHIRFNAEATGAEYDDATDTWRVTVNGDEIVRGRSLVAGMGPLHHPSIPDLPGLASFEGTTFHSAQWDHSYDLAGKRVAVIGTGASAIQFVPQIAKRVRHLTVFQRTPPWIIPKPDRPVTAVERALFRRVPLVQRGYRNGIYLMQESFVLGFKNPSLLKAAGSLARWHLARQVPDRDLRRKLTPDYTMGCKRTLVSSDYYPALMRPNVELTTEGIAEVREHSIVTRDGREHEVDAIIFGTGFHVTDAMEGAHIVGRRGLKIQDAWKDGIEAHLGVAVAGFPNLFLLLGPNSGLGHNSMIFIIEAQVRYVLRALAMLDAAGGARISVKPSAQDRFNQWVQRKSEGAVWVSGGCDSWYLDRAGVNRAAWPASTLNFWLRTRRLDPDDFQIERDSGRRDERAAPAL; translated from the coding sequence ATGGCGGCGGTGCGGGACCCCGCCGTGGTGACGCCGGCGGCGGGGCCGGGCGGCCCGTACAAGGTCGTCATCGTCGGCACGGGCTTCTCCGGCCTCGGCATGGCGATCGGGCTGAAGAAGGCCGGCGTGCACGACTTCGTCATCCTGGAGAAGGCGGACGAGGTCGGCGGGACGTGGCGGGAGAACACCTACCCCGGCTGCGCGTGCGACATCATGTCGCTGCTGTACTCCTACTCCTTCGAGCCCAAGGCCGACTGGTCGCGGATGTTCCCGAAGCAGGCGGAGCTGCTGCAGTACATCAAGGACATCACCGACAAGTACGAGCTGGCGCAGCACATCCGGTTCAACGCCGAGGCGACCGGGGCGGAGTACGACGACGCCACCGACACCTGGCGGGTGACCGTCAACGGCGACGAGATCGTCCGGGGGCGGTCGCTCGTCGCGGGCATGGGCCCGCTGCACCACCCGAGCATCCCCGACCTGCCGGGTCTCGCCTCCTTCGAGGGGACGACGTTCCACTCCGCGCAGTGGGACCACTCCTACGACCTGGCCGGCAAGCGCGTCGCGGTGATCGGGACGGGCGCGTCCGCGATCCAGTTCGTCCCGCAGATCGCGAAGCGGGTCCGGCACCTGACGGTGTTCCAGCGGACGCCGCCGTGGATCATCCCGAAGCCCGACCGGCCGGTCACCGCGGTGGAGCGGGCCCTGTTCCGGCGCGTCCCGCTCGTCCAGCGCGGCTACCGCAACGGCATTTACCTGATGCAGGAGAGCTTCGTCCTCGGGTTCAAGAACCCGAGCCTGCTCAAGGCGGCCGGCTCCCTCGCCCGGTGGCATCTCGCCCGCCAGGTCCCCGACCGGGACCTGCGCCGCAAGCTCACCCCCGACTACACGATGGGCTGCAAGCGGACGCTGGTGTCGAGCGACTACTACCCGGCGCTGATGCGGCCCAACGTGGAGCTGACCACCGAGGGCATCGCCGAGGTCCGCGAGCACTCGATCGTCACGCGGGACGGCCGCGAGCACGAGGTCGACGCGATCATCTTCGGCACCGGCTTCCATGTCACCGACGCGATGGAGGGCGCGCACATCGTCGGCCGCCGCGGGCTGAAGATCCAGGACGCCTGGAAGGACGGCATCGAGGCGCACCTCGGCGTCGCGGTCGCGGGCTTCCCGAACCTGTTCCTGCTGCTCGGGCCCAACTCCGGGCTCGGCCACAACTCGATGATCTTCATCATCGAGGCGCAGGTCCGCTACGTGCTGCGGGCGCTGGCGATGCTGGACGCGGCGGGCGGCGCGCGGATCTCGGTGAAGCCGTCCGCCCAGGACCGGTTCAACCAGTGGGTGCAGCGCAAGTCGGAGGGGGCCGTCTGGGTCTCCGGCGGCTGCGACAGCTGGTACCTCGACCGCGCCGGCGTCAACCGGGCCGCGTGGCCGGCGTCCACGCTGAACTTCTGGCTGCGGACCCGCCGGCTCGACCCGGACGACTTCCAGATCGAGCGGGACAGCGGGCGCCGGGACGAGCGGGCCGCCCCCGCTTTGTAG
- a CDS encoding SDR family oxidoreductase: protein MSIAIVTGGASGIGRAIATSLVARGDTVLVSDINADGAAKVAEKLNTLGRGKASSAALDVTDAVAVADLYKSVKAEHGRLDLVFNNAGIAIGGLAEELTLDHWNRAIDINLKGVVHGVHAAYPIMLEQGSGHIVNTASLAGLVPMPIGIPYTATKHAVVGLSLGLRAEAAGRGVKVSVVCPSFVDTPLLHNVNPDLPETALSGDATGDIAKASPRLYTAEKLARDIMRGVAKNQALIVAPAHGRLAWRGVRLNPGAAVRVAQIAVGRIRAGK, encoded by the coding sequence ATGAGCATCGCGATCGTGACCGGAGGCGCCTCCGGCATCGGCCGTGCGATCGCCACGTCCCTGGTGGCGCGCGGCGACACCGTCCTCGTCAGCGACATCAACGCCGACGGCGCGGCGAAGGTCGCCGAGAAGCTGAACACCCTCGGCAGGGGCAAGGCGTCCTCCGCCGCCCTCGACGTCACCGACGCCGTCGCCGTCGCCGACCTGTACAAGAGCGTCAAGGCCGAGCACGGCCGGCTGGACCTGGTGTTCAACAACGCCGGCATCGCGATCGGCGGGCTGGCCGAGGAGCTCACCCTCGACCACTGGAACCGCGCGATCGACATCAACCTCAAGGGCGTCGTCCACGGCGTCCACGCCGCCTACCCGATCATGCTGGAGCAGGGCTCCGGCCACATCGTGAACACCGCGTCGCTGGCGGGGCTCGTCCCGATGCCGATCGGCATCCCCTACACCGCCACCAAGCACGCCGTCGTCGGCCTCTCCCTCGGCCTGCGCGCCGAGGCCGCCGGACGCGGCGTCAAGGTCAGCGTCGTCTGCCCGTCCTTCGTCGACACCCCGCTGCTGCACAACGTCAACCCGGACCTGCCCGAGACGGCGCTCAGCGGCGACGCGACCGGCGACATCGCCAAGGCGTCCCCGCGCCTCTACACGGCGGAGAAGCTGGCCCGCGACATCATGCGCGGCGTCGCGAAGAACCAGGCGCTCATCGTCGCGCCCGCGCACGGCCGGCTCGCCTGGCGCGGCGTCCGCCTCAACCCGGGCGCCGCCGTCCGCGTCGCCCAGATCGCCGTCGGCCGGATCCGCGCCGGGAAGTGA